The following are encoded in a window of Chionomys nivalis chromosome X, mChiNiv1.1, whole genome shotgun sequence genomic DNA:
- the Armcx1 gene encoding armadillo repeat-containing X-linked protein 1, which yields MGRTREAGCVAAGMVIGAGACYCVYRLTWGKDENEKLWDDEEEEEEEEEVEESCSDKLEMGGKTEKGVKTNVGVGAGDKPQDDSKAKVDVDVGPENGPGVKKEAHPESQGGGGLEAKAKALFKILKEQASAKAGRGNRIGTISGRRTLTSSLPCPGGRGGGCHPGRSGSRARNRASGKPKKKNRTKSTKTPATTWPVRRTKFSFPYKIDDILSAPDLQKVLNILERTNDPFTQEVALVTLGNNAAYSFNQNAIRELGGVPIIAKLIKTRDPIIREKTYNALNNLSVNSENQGKIKTYISQVCDDTMICRLDSAVQMAGLRLLTNMTVTNHYQHLLSYSFPDFFALLFLGNHFTKIQTMKLIINFTENPAMTRELVSCKVPSELISLFNKEWDREILLNILTLFENINDNIKSEGLASSRKEFSRSSLFFLFKESGVCVKKIRALASHKDLVVKVKVLKVLTKL from the coding sequence ATGGGCCGCACCCGGGAAGCTGGATGTGTGGCTGCGGGCATGGTCATTGGGGCTGGTGCCTGCTACTGTGTATACAGACTGACTTGGGGAAAAGACGAGAATGAGAAACTGTGGgatgatgaagaggaggaagaggaggaggaagaggtggaagaGTCTTGTAGTGACAAACTGGAAATGGGGGGCAAAACTGAGAAAGGAGTTAAGACTAatgttggggtgggggcaggagacaAACCTCAGGATGACTCAAAGGCCAAGGTTGATGTAGATGTGGGACCTGAGAATGGTCCAGGTGTAAAGAAGGAAGCACACCCAGAATCCCAGGGTGGAGGGGGCCTAGAAGCTAAGGCTAAGGCCCTTTTCAAGATCCTGAAGGAACAGGCAAGTGCGAAGGCAGGCAGAGGGAACAGGATTGGTACTATCTCTGGGAGAAGGACCCTGACATCGAGTTTGCCCTGCCCAGGAGGCAGGGGTGGAGGTTGCCACCCGGGCAGGAGTGGCTCTAGGGCTAGAAATAGGGCAAGTGGAAAACCGAAGAAAAAGAATCGAACTAAGAGCACCAAGACTCCAGCCACAACGTGGCCTGTACGCAGGACCAAGTTCAGCTTTCCTTATAAAATTGATGATATTCTGAGTGCTCCTGACCTTCAAAAGGTCCTTAACATCTTGGAGAGAACAAATGACCCTTTTACTCAGGAGGTGGCCTTGGTCACACTGGGTAACAATGCAGCATATTCATTTAATCAAAATGCCATACGTGAATTGGGTGGGGTCCCAATTATCGCAAAACTGATAAAAACAAGAGATCCCATTATTAGGGAAAAGACTTACAATGCCCTTAATAACTTGAGTGTTAATTCCGAAAATCAGGGCAAGATTAAGACTTACATCAGTCAAGTGTGTGATGACACCATGATCTGTCGCCTGGACTCAGCCGTACAAATGGCTGGACTAAGACTGCTAACCAACATGACTGTGACCAATCATTACCAACATTTGCTTTCCTATTCTTTTCCAGACTTTTTTGCCTTGTTATTCCTGGGAAATCACTTCACCAAGATACAGACTATGAAACTAATTATAAACTTTACTGAAAATCCAGCCATGACAAGAGAGCTGGTCAGTTGTAAAGTACCATCAGAATTGATTTCCCTCTTTAACAAGGAATGGGATAGAGAGATTCTTCTTAACATCCTTACCCTTTTTGAGAATATAAATGACAACATAAAAAGCGAAGGGCTTGCATCCTCCCGGAAAGAATTCAGCAGGAGCTcgctattttttttattcaaggAGTCTGGAGTTTGTGTTAAGAAAATCAGAGCATTAGCCAGTCATAAGGATCTGGTGGTCAAAGTGAAAGTTCTCAAAGTGCTAACCAAACTGTAA